In Streptomyces erythrochromogenes, the DNA window TCACTTCCGCCCTCGACGCCGCGGGCGGTTTCCAGAACTTCCCCGGCAACTACGAGACGGTCGTCGACCTGGCCCGCTCGGGCGAACTCTCCCTGCGGATCGCCTACTACCTGTTCCCGCAGACGGCCGGCCAGGAACTCGCGGACCTCGGGCGCTGGACCGGGACCGTCCGGCCCGGGGACGGCGACGAGTGGCTCCGCCTGGCCGGCGCGGGCGAGAACCTCACCTGGGCCGCCGCCGACTTCGAGAACTTCGCCGAGCCCCGGCCCGCGCTCGCCGAGGGCTACGAGGCCGAGTTCGAGCAGGCGGTCCGGCTGCTGCTGGAGCACGGCTGGGGCTTCCGGCTGCACGCCACCTACGACGAGACCATCCGCCGCGATCTGGCGGTCTTCGAGAAGCTCGCGGCCGAGGGGCTGTTCCCGGGCGGCGGCCGCTGGCTCTTCGACCACGCCGAGACCGTCTCCGACCGGAGCCTGGACCGCATCGCCGCCCTCGGCGGCGCCGTGTCCGTGCAGAACCGGATGTCCTTCCAGGGCACCGTCTTCCTCGACCGGTACGGGACCGAGGCCGCCTCCCGCACCCCACCGGTACGGGCCATGCTGGAGCGCGGTCTGACCGTCGCGGCCGGGACCGACGCCACGCGCGTGTCCTCGTACAACCCGTGGGTGGCGCTGCACTGGCTGGTGACGGGCCGCACCGTGGGCGGTACGGCCCTCTATCCGGCGGCGAACCTCCTCGGCCGGGAGGAGGCCCTCGGCCTGTACACCCGGGGCGGGGCGCGGCTCACCGGGGAGGAGCACGTCAAGGGCGTCCTGCGGGAGGGGTACTACGCCGACCTCGCCGTGCTGTCCGAGGACTACTTCACGGTGCCTGACGCGGCCATCCCCGACATCGAGTCGGTGCTCACCGTCGTCGGCGGACGCATCGTCCACGCGGACGCGGAGTACGCGGGCCTGGAGGAGGTCCTCCCGCCGGTCGCCCCCGAGTGGAGCCCCGTGGCCCGCTTCGGCGGGTACGCGGGCGGCGGGGCCCGCCAGGCCGAGGCGATGGCGGAGGCCGTCGCCGAGTCCGAACGGCACCGCCGGTGGCGTGCCGCCCGGGGCGACGCAGCGGTCCCCGGGCCGGCGCCGGACCTTGTCGACCCCTGCTTCGCGCACTGAACCACGAGGAGACCGCGCTGATGAGTACAGTCCCCGGCGCCACCGCCGACGACGGCCACGGCGGAGGGCCGTCCGGGCGCCGCTTCGAGCCGGACCTCCGCTCGATGACCCGGATCAACCTGCACCCGATCGCGTCTCCGATGCCCCTCGGATTCTTCACGGTGGCGATCGCGTCGGTGATGACGGGCTGTCTGCAACTCGGGGTCCTGCAGGCGCAGGACCGCCGGGCGGTCGCCCTGTGCGTGCTGCCCGCCTTCGCCCTGCAGTTCCTCGTCAGCGTCCTGGCCTTCGGGGCCCGGGACGTGATCGCGGCCACCCTGATGGGCACCTTCGCCGGCAGCTGGCTGGCGTACGCACTGGTCATGGCCACCGGAGCGGTCGGCGGGCCGAAGGTGCTCGGCGTGTTCAACCTGGCGTTCCTGTGCTTCGGGGCGCTCATGGCGGCGGTGACCCGGCCCAAACGCGCCCTGTGGCTCGTCCTGGTGGCCTCCTTGCCCCGCTGGGCGGCGACCGGACTGGCCGGGCTGACCGGGGCCGAGTGGCTCACGCGCACCGCCGGGGGACTCGGCCTCGTGGTGGCGCTCGTGGCCGCGTACGCGGCGTACGCGCTGATGCTGGAGGACATGCGCGGCGAGGAGGTGCTCCCGATCGGCCGCAGCGGACCGGCGCACCGTGCGGTCGAGGGTGATCTGGCCGTGCAGTTGCGCAACGTGGAGCGGCAGGCGGGCGTACGCCGCACCCTTTGAGCCGGCGGTGCGGTGCGCCTGCCGCCCCGCCCGGTCAGGCCGTGCCCGGGCCCGGGCCGCTCCGGGTCCGGGCGTCCGCCTGCCACTGTCTGGGCGACATCCCGTAGGCGGCGCGAAAGGCCCGGCTGAAGTGGGAGGGGCTCACGAAACCCCAGCGCTGGGCCACCGCCGACAGGGACACCGCGGCGGCTCCCGCGGGCCGGGAGAGCTCGCGCCGGCACCGTTCCAGCCGCTCCCGGTGGATCCAGCGGCCCACCGTGGTTCCGTCCGACCGGAACAGCTTGTGCAGGTAGCGCACCGAGACGTGGTGCGCGGTCGCGATCCGCTCCGGCGAGAGACCGGGGTCGCCGAGGTGGCGCAGGACGTACTCCTTGACGCGGGCCAGCATGCCCCGGGCCGCTTCCGGAGCCTGCGGGTCCAGCAGCCCGCGCCGCTCGCGGACCAGCACCGCCAGCAGGTCGGCCGTGGTCAGGGCGAGCTGGTGGCCGGTGTACGGGTCGAAGCCGTCGGCCTGCTCGGCGAGCCGGGCCAAGTAGCCGGCGACCAGCCCCGAGGTCCCGGAACTGCCGCTGAACAGGGTCCCGGTGACGGCCCGCAGGTCGTCGTCCGAGACGCCGAGCCCCTGCTTGGGCACCCGGAACGCGGTGAAGCGGAAGGCGTCCGGCTGCTCCCTGCGGTAGGGCCGGCCCGCGTCCGAGCAGGTGAAGGTGCCCGGTCGCACCAGGGCCTGGCGGCCGTCCTGGGTGAGCCGGGCGGTACCCCGCTGGTGGAGGGTGACGGTCAGGTACTCCGCACCACCCTCGGATATCCGGCGC includes these proteins:
- a CDS encoding GPR1/FUN34/YaaH family transporter, translating into MSTVPGATADDGHGGGPSGRRFEPDLRSMTRINLHPIASPMPLGFFTVAIASVMTGCLQLGVLQAQDRRAVALCVLPAFALQFLVSVLAFGARDVIAATLMGTFAGSWLAYALVMATGAVGGPKVLGVFNLAFLCFGALMAAVTRPKRALWLVLVASLPRWAATGLAGLTGAEWLTRTAGGLGLVVALVAAYAAYALMLEDMRGEEVLPIGRSGPAHRAVEGDLAVQLRNVERQAGVRRTL
- a CDS encoding helix-turn-helix domain-containing protein, with product MSVVLSTSPLSPADRADYWHTLVSGTFIPLDVVLHEREPSPGTIASHRLGPLQISVVEAGPQTVSRSERRISEGGAEYLTVTLHQRGTARLTQDGRQALVRPGTFTCSDAGRPYRREQPDAFRFTAFRVPKQGLGVSDDDLRAVTGTLFSGSSGTSGLVAGYLARLAEQADGFDPYTGHQLALTTADLLAVLVRERRGLLDPQAPEAARGMLARVKEYVLRHLGDPGLSPERIATAHHVSVRYLHKLFRSDGTTVGRWIHRERLERCRRELSRPAGAAAVSLSAVAQRWGFVSPSHFSRAFRAAYGMSPRQWQADARTRSGPGPGTA
- a CDS encoding amidohydrolase encodes the protein MPVAGIRPAPELHDGSAADLVLRNAKVFTGDPARPGARAVAVKDGRVLALGDDDHELAGLVGPGTRVVDALGRRVVPGLNDSHLHVIRGGLNYVLELRWDGVRSLRRALAMLREQAGRTPRGQWIRVVGGWTAEQFAERRMPTVAELNAAAPDTPVFVLHLYQSALMNRAAVRAAGYTRDTPDPAGGQIVRGRDGEPTGVLLAAPGALLLYSTLAKAPVLDEAARRTSTRHFLRELNRFGLTSALDAAGGFQNFPGNYETVVDLARSGELSLRIAYYLFPQTAGQELADLGRWTGTVRPGDGDEWLRLAGAGENLTWAAADFENFAEPRPALAEGYEAEFEQAVRLLLEHGWGFRLHATYDETIRRDLAVFEKLAAEGLFPGGGRWLFDHAETVSDRSLDRIAALGGAVSVQNRMSFQGTVFLDRYGTEAASRTPPVRAMLERGLTVAAGTDATRVSSYNPWVALHWLVTGRTVGGTALYPAANLLGREEALGLYTRGGARLTGEEHVKGVLREGYYADLAVLSEDYFTVPDAAIPDIESVLTVVGGRIVHADAEYAGLEEVLPPVAPEWSPVARFGGYAGGGARQAEAMAEAVAESERHRRWRAARGDAAVPGPAPDLVDPCFAH